From one Butyricimonas faecihominis genomic stretch:
- a CDS encoding response regulator transcription factor encodes MGNKMRILYAEDYELDAELTKILLEEHEFTVDIAADGKKAWDAYNRQKPDILLLDLNIPRKDGIEVTRLIRQKDPHTHIIIYTSHGEPEREIAALDAGADEFIPKDRTPDVLIAHLKILRQKMIAHLNLPHVYELSPITTFNAVARTLTIQGETILLGSGEARLLQLLCAKSNQISHMDYLMKGTWEGGSFGKRKRVKEYVCRIRKPLKKDPSIRIEYIGNDYEEGYILITTPFPAPALSSPVIRS; translated from the coding sequence ATGGGAAACAAGATGAGAATTCTTTACGCCGAAGACTATGAACTCGATGCTGAACTGACCAAAATTCTCCTGGAAGAACACGAATTCACCGTGGACATCGCCGCAGACGGGAAAAAAGCATGGGATGCCTACAATCGTCAAAAGCCCGATATTCTACTACTCGATCTCAACATTCCTCGGAAAGACGGGATCGAAGTCACCCGGTTGATCCGGCAGAAAGACCCGCACACTCACATCATCATCTACACCTCCCACGGGGAACCGGAAAGAGAAATCGCCGCACTAGATGCCGGGGCTGATGAATTCATTCCCAAAGACCGCACTCCGGATGTTTTAATCGCCCATTTGAAAATCTTGCGCCAGAAAATGATCGCCCACTTAAACCTCCCACACGTGTACGAACTCTCCCCCATCACAACGTTCAACGCTGTCGCACGCACGTTAACCATCCAAGGAGAAACCATCCTGCTAGGCTCCGGTGAAGCACGTCTTTTACAATTATTATGCGCCAAAAGCAATCAAATTTCCCACATGGACTACCTCATGAAGGGAACATGGGAAGGAGGCTCCTTCGGTAAAAGAAAAAGGGTGAAGGAATACGTGTGCCGGATCAGGAAACCATTAAAAAAGGATCCGTCCATCCGGATCGAATACATAGGAAATGATTACGAGGAAGGATATATACTAATCACCACCCCTTTCCCCGCCCCAGCCCTATCGTCACCTGTCATCCGGTCATAA
- a CDS encoding sensor histidine kinase → MGRSSKYYWFIAILAGLIILFSQLFYIMQLHRHEKTIYMAQQNEWITNAIYEFNMKMADPKQTVSFNPKNNRLTYIINDQISRFQLKTEDKIHQIIEQSDYDIQDPSRWTLQHFYSYLQAKRDSSAIENLPINFAIKDSINQMKASYPSSWIPPRSCELKMPLGFLTKDTLYASYNYPFKLFLNLAGNQILLTLFVALLLIFCVISLFHTLRWEKRTGKYREVFVHNIVHDLKRPIETELKLHRVLYKTLSPEQKILLEKSTTGLNDMLRSINRMLLQSTNAHGLRLKIKDFDLYKMLDELSNPDSWNIGKEKQADIRLEYLSNRHVIAGDPNFLQPVFINLIDNAFKYTGEKVHILITCEETDRNTIRIKVRDNGTGISPEALKHIFERYSRGDHQGDTKINGHGQGLYFARMIVRAHGGTITAESKPGTGSTFIVTLPVK, encoded by the coding sequence ATGGGTCGGAGTTCAAAATATTACTGGTTTATTGCCATTCTTGCCGGGCTAATCATCCTGTTTAGCCAATTATTTTACATCATGCAATTGCACCGGCATGAAAAGACAATATACATGGCCCAACAAAATGAATGGATTACTAACGCAATTTATGAATTTAACATGAAAATGGCAGATCCAAAACAAACTGTCAGTTTCAATCCAAAAAATAATCGATTAACCTATATTATTAACGACCAGATTTCCCGTTTTCAATTAAAAACGGAAGACAAAATACATCAAATCATCGAACAAAGTGATTACGACATACAAGACCCTTCTCGTTGGACCTTACAACATTTTTACAGCTACCTGCAAGCAAAACGAGATTCCAGCGCCATCGAGAACCTGCCCATCAATTTTGCCATCAAGGATAGCATCAACCAAATGAAAGCCTCCTATCCATCCAGTTGGATCCCACCTCGCTCGTGCGAATTAAAGATGCCATTAGGTTTTCTTACTAAAGACACGTTATACGCCTCCTATAATTACCCTTTCAAACTATTCCTAAATTTGGCTGGCAACCAAATCCTGTTAACTCTTTTCGTCGCCCTATTACTTATTTTTTGTGTCATTTCACTTTTCCACACGCTCCGCTGGGAAAAAAGAACCGGAAAATACCGGGAGGTTTTCGTGCACAACATCGTGCATGACTTGAAACGCCCTATCGAAACCGAACTCAAACTTCATCGCGTACTTTACAAAACTCTTTCCCCCGAACAAAAAATCTTACTGGAAAAGAGCACTACCGGGTTGAATGATATGTTACGATCCATCAATCGCATGTTGCTCCAATCCACGAATGCTCACGGCTTACGATTGAAGATCAAAGATTTCGACCTGTATAAAATGCTGGATGAACTGAGTAACCCGGATTCATGGAACATCGGGAAAGAAAAACAGGCAGACATTCGACTCGAATACCTTTCCAATCGGCACGTGATCGCAGGCGATCCTAATTTTCTACAACCGGTTTTCATAAACCTGATTGACAATGCATTCAAATATACCGGGGAAAAAGTACATATACTGATCACGTGTGAGGAAACCGACCGGAACACGATCCGCATCAAGGTGAGAGACAACGGCACGGGAATCTCGCCCGAAGCCTTGAAACACATCTTCGAACGATACTCCAGAGGAGATCATCAAGGCGACACGAAAATCAATGGCCACGGGCAAGGTCTGTACTTCGCACGCATGATTGTCCGGGCACACGGGGGAACGATTACCGCGGAAAGCAAACCGGGAACGGGATCAACCTTTATCGTAACATTACCTGTAAAATAA
- a CDS encoding BF3164 family lipoprotein — protein MKHLVLYCLLGSLSLGCADHRIEEDNLNAVKDERVITTRLADISQWGIQKVNGFAKQGSRVVVETGVEYGGIKTIDLNHPGAMDPMGRGESSNDRFRSLSSFNSFDGETVTALDFRKGELVVNAVSFLARSGNSETVIKLPSGEQHLIAARVGDRVIATGLYDEGRYLLYSLPDQSARYFLSYPDHPGYPGLREKTKAMLYASNVLRVRPDGGAFVCADMYSGVIDFCRVTADSIERVRLVRLHYPEVEVSETPSPRVVYCQGNRFGFLDVAVTEDKVYALYSGKTYKMDRGRAFESNCLLVYDWAGNLIRTLYFGDALTGISYDRKEGALYGITQGLEIGLIKLNL, from the coding sequence ATGAAACATCTGGTATTATATTGTTTGTTAGGGAGTCTTTCTCTGGGATGTGCGGATCATCGCATAGAGGAAGATAACTTGAATGCTGTTAAAGATGAACGGGTTATTACTACTCGTTTGGCTGATATATCCCAGTGGGGAATACAGAAAGTGAACGGGTTTGCGAAACAAGGAAGCCGGGTTGTCGTGGAAACTGGGGTGGAGTATGGAGGGATCAAGACAATTGATTTGAATCATCCGGGGGCGATGGATCCAATGGGGCGTGGTGAATCTTCGAATGATCGTTTCCGGAGTTTGAGTTCGTTCAACTCGTTCGACGGGGAGACCGTGACGGCCTTGGATTTCAGGAAGGGCGAGCTGGTCGTGAACGCGGTCTCGTTTCTTGCTCGTTCTGGAAACTCGGAGACCGTGATTAAACTCCCCTCGGGTGAACAACACTTGATCGCGGCACGGGTGGGAGATCGAGTGATTGCCACGGGGTTGTATGACGAGGGACGCTACCTGTTGTATTCCTTGCCGGATCAATCCGCCCGTTATTTTCTTTCTTACCCGGATCATCCCGGTTATCCCGGCTTGCGGGAAAAGACAAAAGCGATGCTTTACGCCAGTAACGTGTTGCGTGTTCGTCCGGATGGGGGAGCGTTTGTTTGTGCCGACATGTATAGCGGGGTGATCGATTTTTGCCGGGTGACGGCAGATTCTATCGAGCGGGTACGATTGGTCCGGTTGCATTACCCGGAAGTCGAGGTGTCGGAAACCCCTTCTCCACGAGTAGTTTATTGTCAGGGGAACCGTTTCGGTTTTCTGGATGTCGCAGTAACAGAAGATAAGGTGTATGCCCTTTATTCCGGGAAAACCTACAAGATGGACCGGGGCCGGGCTTTTGAATCTAATTGCCTGCTCGTGTACGACTGGGCGGGGAACCTGATACGGACGCTTTATTTTGGCGATGCTTTGACAGGGATTAGTTATGACCGGAAAGAGGGGGCATTGTATGGGATCACTCAAGGTTTGGAAATAGGGTTAATTAAGTTGAACTTGTAG